The following coding sequences lie in one Candidatus Binatia bacterium genomic window:
- a CDS encoding IS3 family transposase — protein APYHPQTQGKIERSIGRFVEHYNHRRYHESLDNVTPADAYHGRRTAILTRREQIKKKTMARRERQNLRAA, from the coding sequence GCGCCGTACCATCCGCAAACGCAGGGAAAGATCGAGCGCTCGATCGGTCGCTTCGTCGAGCACTACAACCACCGGCGCTACCACGAGTCACTGGACAACGTGACTCCAGCCGATGCATATCATGGGCGGCGCACCGCGATCCTGACGCGCCGCGAACAGATCAAGAAGAAGACGATGGCTCGTCGTGAGCGGCAGAATCTACGTGCGGCCTAG